The genome window AGTGTCCACCATTTGAATACGTGAAAGTGGAAGTCACAGTGTCCATTACGCCGTAGATCATCGTCGCGAAGAGGGTCGCATCCGTGTCGCGGACGACTAAATCGTTAATCCGTTTAAGAATTGAAGCAGGATCATCCTCTTCACGACAGAGCAAACGTAGTGCCGTTCGGATCATCACCATTAAAAGTGCAGCTGGAATTCCGTTCCCTTTCACATCACCGAGGACGATTCCGACCCGTGTTTCACTGAGCGGAATGAAATCATAGAAATCTCCAGAAACAGACATGGAACTCTGGAGCAGCATTCCGATGTCAAACCCTTGAAAACTGGGGGCTTGTTCTGGCAACAATTTTTTCTGAATAGCAGCAGCAGCCTGCAGATGTCCAGCGAGTTGTTGAACGCCAGCCTCGTTGAACCCAGATCCCATTGCGCTCATGAGAGGGTTTATATATTTGATGGGCCGTGTTCTTCCAAGCACCGCCTTAACCCGTGCGGTTACCTCTCGGAGGTCAAAGGGTTTGGTGATGTAATCATCAGCCCCGGCATCAAGCCCCTGAACTTTGTCTTCCGTTTGTCCGCGCGCAGTGAGCAGAATGACCGGAACGGTCTTTGTCTCCTCTATATTTTTAAGTTCTTCAATGACCTGAAAGCCATCTTTATGCGGCATCATGACATCAAGTAAGATGAGATCCGGCGGATCAAGAATGGCAGTTTCCACAGCCTGCTTGCCATCACTTGCCGTGCGTACCTCGTACCCATCTGGCTCTAAATTCATCCTGAGGAGTTCAAGGATATCCAGATCATCATCAACAACCAAAATCGTTTCAGCCATTTTCTTTTTGTCCGATCGGAATAAAAAACTGAAAATTACAGCCTTGCCCGTTATCGCCCGCCTCCACCCATATTCTTCCACCGTGCGCTTCAATTATTCCAGATGCTATTGAGAGTCCCAACCCAGTACCGCCTTGGTGTTGGGTTCGCGTACTTCTGAGTTGCTGGAATTTATCAAAAACCCTCTCTCGTTCTTCAGTCGGGATCCCGAGTCCCGTGTCAATTACTTCAACGTAAACACCATTCACCGGATTCCCATTCTGCCGCGATTTCGATATCCTCACTGTCACTTTTCCACCGTCGGGTGTAAATTTAATTGCGTTTCCTATGAGATTAATAAAGACTTGTCCGATCCGATCTGCGTCACCAATTAATATGGGTAGACTGAGTTCAGCATCCAACAACAAACGGAGAGCCTTTTCATCTGCTTGGGGTCGAAGTTCTTCGATCCTTCTTTCAGCAATCCAATCTATCTGCACTTGCTCCTGTTTCATCTCAATGCGTCCAGCTTCAATTCGGGAGACATCAAGTAAATCATTAATAAGCGCAGCGAGTCGTTTAGATTGTCGGTGTGCGCGACTCAGACTTTCATACTGTTTTTGATTTATTTTTCCAGTTTTTCCATCAAGTATCAGCGAAATAAATCCGACGATAGAGGTGAGTGGTGTCCGTAATTCGTGTGAAACCAAGGAAACAAACTCCGACTTCATCTGCTCTATTTCATGTTCATGCGTGATGTCATCGAAGACGTAAACCACCCCTGCGA of Candidatus Poribacteria bacterium contains these proteins:
- a CDS encoding SpoIIE family protein phosphatase; this translates as MAETILVVDDDLDILELLRMNLEPDGYEVRTASDGKQAVETAILDPPDLILLDVMMPHKDGFQVIEELKNIEETKTVPVILLTARGQTEDKVQGLDAGADDYITKPFDLREVTARVKAVLGRTRPIKYINPLMSAMGSGFNEAGVQQLAGHLQAAAAIQKKLLPEQAPSFQGFDIGMLLQSSMSVSGDFYDFIPLSETRVGIVLGDVKGNGIPAALLMVMIRTALRLLCREEDDPASILKRINDLVVRDTDATLFATMIYGVMDTVTSTFTYSNGGHCYPLHRKKTGVIDVLKTGSMLVGAFEEATFASNTCLLTPGDIVVFYTDGITETNAGDGLDLDENENVLVGSEEVKGHQNATPLDVFYGQDRLAGCISKNAVLSASALCEAIVEDLARFSGSTQTHDDRALVVIKRDT